The DNA window TCGAAGGAGGCCGCCATGGCGAAGCTCTTCTGCTCGGAGCTCGCGATGCGCAACACGATCAAGGCGATCCAGCTCCACGGCGGCTACGGGTACACGAAGGACTATCCCGTGGAGCGCATGATGCGGGACGCGAAGATCGGCGAGATCGGCGAGGGGACGTCGGAGATCCAGCGCATGGTCATCGCCCGTCACCTGCTCAAGGGCCTGACGCTCTGAGCCGGCGCAGGACGGCGCCGGGAAGTTGCGAACCCCGGCGCCGCGTGGTAACTGTATTGGCACGAAACACTGTCAGCGCCCCGGCCGTCCGCGGGGCGCATTGTCTGCCCGGAACGAGCGTCCGGGCATCTCTTGCCCAGGTCCCAGCGATGATGGATCGCACGCGGAGCCGAACTGTCCCGGTCGCATCGACCGCCCCCCAGGGGTGGCCGATGGCGGACGACCGGGCGGCCGCCGTGTGGACGATCCGGGACGGGGGTGGGGGCTCACCAGCCACTCTGACCCATGAAGCGCGAGATCCTGATCAGCGCGACGCAGCGCGAAGTGCGCGTCGCGATCATCGAGGACGAACAGCTCGTTGAACTGCAGGTCGACCGTCCGGAAAACAAGCGGATGGTCGGGGACATCTACCTCGGGAAGGTCGAAGCGGTGCTGCCGGGACTCCAGGCGGCCTTCGTGAACATCGGGACCGAGAAGAGCGCCTTCCTCCACAACTCCGACCTCGTCTACGACGAGGACGGCGATGAGGACGACGACGAGGAGGGCGACGACGAGGACGAGGGCGGCGAGGCGGACGACGCCGAGGCGGCCGCCTCGGGTGAGGCGCAGGCCGAGAAGCCGGCGCGGAAGCCGCGTCGCGGTGGGCGCCGGCGCCGGAAGGACCCGCCGAAGATCGAGGACGTGCTCAAGCGCGGGCAGTCGCTCATCGTGCAGGTGTCCAAGGAGCCGATCTCCACGAAGGGCCCGCGCGTGACCGCGCAGGTCTCGATGGCGGGCCGGTTCCTCGTCTACATGCCCTTCGCCTCGCGCGTCGGCGTGAGCCGAAAGATCGGCGAGCGTGCCGAGCGCCAACGCCTGCGCGAGCAGGTGCAGAAGGTGCTGCCCAAGGATTCGGGCGGTGTCATCGTGCGGACGGTGGGCGAGGACGTGACGCAGGAGACGTTCAGCCGGGAGCTGAACACCCTCATCACGTCCTGGCAGAAGATCAACAAGAAGACCAAGTTCGTGGGCAACCCGCCCAAGCTGCTGCACCGCGAGACGTCGCTCACGCGCGGCATCATCCGCGACCTGTTCTCGACCAAGGTCGACCGGCTCACGGTCGATTCCAAGCAGGTCTACAACGAGATCGTCGAGTACCTGCAGGGGATCGCGCCGGAGCTCATCGAACGCGTGAACCTCTACGAGGACAAGATCCCGCTCTTCGACAAGGAGGGCGTGGAGACCGAGATCCGCGACCTGTTCAAGCGGCGGTGCGAGCTCCCGAGCGGTGGGTACCTGATCATCGAACCCACCGAGGCGCTCGTCTCGATCGACGTGAACTCGGGACGGTTCACCGGCAAGAAGGACCCGGAGAAGACCGTCACCAAGACCAACGTCGAGGCGGCGCGGGAGATCGCGCGGCAGCTCCGCCTCCGAGATGTCGGCGGCATCATCGTCTGCGACTTCATCGACATGGAGACGAAGGCGAACCGGGATCGCGTGCTGCAGGAGCTGCGCACGCACCTGGGCCGCGATCGCGCGCGCACGAAGGCCTTCGCGGTGAGCGACCTCGGGCTCATCGAGATGACCCGCCAGCGCGTCCGACAGAGCCACTTCCATGCGATGACCGAAGCCTGTCCCACCTGTAACGGGACGGGGCGCGTCTTCACCGCCGAGACGATCGTGCGACGGATGGAGCGTGCGGTGCGCCGCCTCGCGAGCGAGGGCCGTCGCGATGCGGTGATCATCAAGCTCCATCCCGACACGGCGATGTACGTCCTCGAGGAGGAGAAGGACCTCGTGAAGCGCCTGGAGAAGGGGGTCGGGTTCTCGCTCGAGATGCGCGATGACCCGCTCCTCAAGCCCGATGAGTTCAAGCTCGTCGTGAAGGGCGCCGGGCGGGACATCACGAGTCAGTACGCGGTGGCCTGACGGACGGTGCGGATGCGTCGGCGCCTGGTGGCCCTCGCGGGGTGCGTCGTCTTCGCGGCGTGCGACGTCGTGCGCGCGCCGGCGAACGTCCCGGATGAGGGCCTCGTCCGCACCGTGAGTGCCGGCGCCGCGAACGCGGCGGCGCAGGCCGAGTCGGGCGGGGTCGAGCGCGCGCCGTTCATCGTGCCCGACACCCTCACCATCCCCGAGGGGCCGGCCGGCCGCTCGATCCGTCGCGGACGCGCGCTCGTCGCCTCCACGCGCGACTCCTTCCCGCGGACCGTGCGGAGCGCGCTGCGCTGCACGAGCTGCCATTTGGACGGGGGGACCCGAGCGAACGTGATGCCCTGGGTCGGCGTCGCGGCG is part of the Gemmatimonadota bacterium genome and encodes:
- a CDS encoding Rne/Rng family ribonuclease produces the protein MKREILISATQREVRVAIIEDEQLVELQVDRPENKRMVGDIYLGKVEAVLPGLQAAFVNIGTEKSAFLHNSDLVYDEDGDEDDDEEGDDEDEGGEADDAEAAASGEAQAEKPARKPRRGGRRRRKDPPKIEDVLKRGQSLIVQVSKEPISTKGPRVTAQVSMAGRFLVYMPFASRVGVSRKIGERAERQRLREQVQKVLPKDSGGVIVRTVGEDVTQETFSRELNTLITSWQKINKKTKFVGNPPKLLHRETSLTRGIIRDLFSTKVDRLTVDSKQVYNEIVEYLQGIAPELIERVNLYEDKIPLFDKEGVETEIRDLFKRRCELPSGGYLIIEPTEALVSIDVNSGRFTGKKDPEKTVTKTNVEAAREIARQLRLRDVGGIIVCDFIDMETKANRDRVLQELRTHLGRDRARTKAFAVSDLGLIEMTRQRVRQSHFHAMTEACPTCNGTGRVFTAETIVRRMERAVRRLASEGRRDAVIIKLHPDTAMYVLEEEKDLVKRLEKGVGFSLEMRDDPLLKPDEFKLVVKGAGRDITSQYAVA